One Drosophila willistoni isolate 14030-0811.24 chromosome 2R unlocalized genomic scaffold, UCI_dwil_1.1 Seg167, whole genome shotgun sequence DNA segment encodes these proteins:
- the LOC6651783 gene encoding coiled-coil and C2 domain-containing protein 1-like isoform X2 codes for MFSRKKPEPAKRRQHDLSQFGLTEIPDDFDPSVGYGQNDEDAGDSDLEAELAAITRGAGGAAPRTKPKPKLLPTLDLDKMIADSLRDDVSDEDDDEGLENDTDLLGELSGIAGVEIEEEEQPAPASATATEEPVQTYLPTSTVDTMSIIKQRLEMYKQAEANAKAAGDSGKARRFGRGLKTLQDLFKQASAGKSINVDDIPPEVSVKPIGGATPAPTIEEPTQPEEPKQPTRVAPAPPTPATPAANTTSPSTPPNPLVTQMLSRQSEYKAAALQSKRAGDTATALQFLKVVKQFDVVIKMCQDGQEVDLSDMPPPPNEFLEFLNKLKDGAGAANTENTEPTPAPAETPAPAPAAAPPAAATTVLEALQQRLEKYQSVEASAKAENNTSKARRFGRIVKQYEDAIKLHKAGKPVAFDELPVPPGFGPLPSEAGGGAVAASPSPASSPPATASTSADASPAPTPTVPRKAPATPPSQPQELTTRTSGNHQKSNLAEQQMKLLLERQKEFKVAAIAAKKAGEIDQAKEYLKIFKGFDSLLNAASSGLPVDLSTLPVPPSQRDNLEASFAIVSAEECDPNMDDICEIGVRMEEQLAKQLMMCKNTRDHHKAMGDVAGMNRFENLALTVQKDLDLVRYSKRKNQPLPKFHYEKRNFNIVHCNTDLTDNELEIVVVRGLNYSVSNPKDVDTYVRVEFPLLNDESFKTKTNVIKDTDSPDYDERFKVDIQRGNRQFQRIFKRHGVKFEIYSRGGFLRSDTLIGTVNVKLQPLETKCDIHDTYDLMDGRKQVGGKLEVKVRVRNPILTKQIEHINEKWLVLDAEG; via the exons ATgttttcaagaaaaaaaccagaaCCAGCCAAGCGAAGACAACATGATTTGTCCCAG TTTGGCTTAACGGAAATACCAGACGACTTTGATCCCAGTGTGGGCTATGGCCAAAATGATGAGGACGCTGGCGATAGTGATCTGGAGGCAGAGCTGGCTGCAATTACAAGAGGAGCAGGAGGAGCAGCTCCCAGGACTAAACCAAAGCCTAAACTATTGCCAACcttagatttggataaaatgATTGCAGACAGTTTGCGTGATGACGTCAGCGATGAAGATGACGACGAGGGTCTGGAAAATGACACAGATTTGTTGGGTGAGCTGAGTGGCATTGCAGGAGTAGAAATAGAGGAAGAGGAGCAACCGGCCCCCGCCTCCGCCACTGCGACGGAGGAACCTGTGCAGACGTATCTACCCACCTCTACAGTGGATACCATGAGTATAATAAAGCAGCGCTTAGAAATGTACAAACAGGCAGAGGCCAATGCCAAAGCAGCAGGAGATTCAGGCAAGGCGCGTCGGTTTGGTAGAGGTCTGAAAACCTTGCAGGATCTGTTCAAGCAGGCTTCAGCCGGCAAGTCAATCAATGTGGATGACATTCCTCCAGAAGTGAGTGTAAAACCAATTGGAGGAGCGACACCTGCGCCGACCATTGAGGAGCCAACACAACCAGAAGAGCCCAAACAGCCTACACGTGTTGCTCCTGCGCCGCCAACACCGGCAACTCCAGCAGCAAATACCACAAGTCCTTCGACTCCGCCCAATCCTCTAGTAACTCAAATGCTAAGCCGACAAAGTGAATATAAAGCTGCGGCCTTGCAATCTAAGCGTGCCGGTGACACGGCAACTGCTTTGCAGTTTCTAAAAGTGGTCAAACAGTTTGATGTAGTAATAAAAATGTGTCAGGATGGTCAGGAAGTTGATCTAAGTGATATGCCACCACCGCCCAATGAGTTTCTTGAATTCCTAAACAAATTGAAAGatggagcaggagcagcaaaTACAGAAAATACCGAGCCCACACCAGCACCAGCTGAGACGCcagctcctgctcctgctgctgctcctccagCTGCGGCCACAACTGTGTTAGAAGCCTTACAGCAACGCCTGGAAAAGTATCAATCTGTCGAGGCATCTGCCAAGGCCGAGAACAATACGAGTAAAGCAAGGCGATTTGGACGCATTGTCAAGCAATATGAAGATGCAATCAAGCTGCATAAAGCTGGCAAACCAGTGGCCTTTGATGAGTTGCCAGTTCCGCCAGGTTTTGGCCCGTTGCCCTCTGAAGCGGGAGGAGGAGCTGTAGCTGCATCTCCTTCGCCAGCTAGCTCACCACCGGCAACGGCAAGTACTTCGGCAGATGCGTCGCCCGCACCTACGCCAACTGTGCCGCGCAAAGCACCTGCAACGCCGCCATCTCAACCCCAGGAATTGACCACCCGCACATCGGGAAATCATCAGAAGAGTAATCTGGCcgaacaacaaatgaaactCTTATTGGAACGCCAAAAGGAATTCAAAGTAGCTGCCATAGCAGCCAAAAAGGCGGGCGAAATCGATCAGGCTAAGGAATATCTGAAAATTTTCAAAGGATTTGACTCGCTTTTAAATGCGGCAAGTAGTGGACTACCAGTTGACCTCAGCACA ttGCCTGTTCCCCCATCGCAGCGTGATAATCTAGAAGCTTCATTTGCCATTGTCTCGGCTGAGGAATGCGATCCCAATATGGATGATATATGCGAGATTGGTGTACGCATGGAAGAGCAATTGGCCAAGCAATTGATGATGTGCAAAAATACACGGGATCATCACAAGGCCATGGGCGATGTAGCTGGAATGAACCGTTTCGAAAATCTTGCCTTGACTGTACAAAAGGATTTGGATCTGGTTCGGTATTCCAAGCGAAAGAATCAACCATTGCCAAAATTCCATTATGAGAAAAGGAATTTCAATATAGTCCATTGCAATACAGATTTAACTGATAACGAATTGGAAATTGTTGTGGTCAGAGGCCTAAATTACAGTGTCTCGAATCCAAAGGATGTGGATACTTATGTGCGCGTGGAGTTTCCACTATTGAAT GATGAATCTTTCAAAACAAAGACCAATGTGATCAAGGACACTGATAGTCCTGACTATGATGAACGCTTCAAGGTTGATATACAACGTGGCAATCGCCAATTCCAACGCATCTTCAAGCGGCATGGTGTTAAATTTGAAATCTATTCTAGGGG AGGATTCCTCAGGTCGGACACATTGATTGGAACGGTGAATGTGAAACTGCAACCGCTGGAGACCAAGTGTGATATACATGATACCTACGAT CTTATGGATGGTCGAAAGCAAGTTGGTGGCAAACTGGAGGTCAAAGTTCGTGTGCGGAATCCCATTTTGACTAAGCAAATCGAGCACATTAATGAGAAGTGGCTGGTGCTAGATGCTGAGGGCTAA
- the LOC6651783 gene encoding coiled-coil and C2 domain-containing protein 1-like isoform X3: MFSRKKPEPAKRRQHDLSQFGLTEIPDDFDPSVGYGQNDEDAGDSDLEAELAAITRGAGGAAPRTKPKPKLLPTLDLDKMIADSLRDDVSDEDDDEGLENDTDLLGELSGIAGVEIEEEEQPAPASATATEEPVQTYLPTSTVDTMSIIKQRLEMYKQAEANAKAAGDSGKARRFGRGLKTLQDLFKQASAGKSINVDDIPPEVSVKPIGGATPAPTIEEPTQPEEPKQPTRVAPAPPTPATPAANTTSPSTPPNPLVTQMLSRQSEYKAAALQSKRAGDTATALQFLKVVKQFDVVIKMCQDGQEVDLSDMPPPPNEFLEFLNKLKDGAGAANTENTEPTPAPAETPAPAPAAAPPAAATTVLEALQQRLEKYQSVEASAKAENNTSKARRFGRIVKQYEDAIKLHKAGKPVAFDELPVPPGFGPLPSEAGGGAVAASPSPASSPPATASTSADASPAPTPTVPRKAPATPPSQPQELTTRTSGNHQKSNLAEQQMKLLLERQKEFKVAAIAAKKAGEIDQAKEYLKIFKGFDSLLNAASSGLPVDLSTLPVPPSQRDNLEASFAIVSAEECDPNMDDICEIGVRMEEQLAKQLMMCKNTRDHHKAMGDVAGMNRFENLALTVQKDLDLVRYSKRKNQPLPKFHYEKRNFNIVHCNTDLTDNELEIVVVRGLNYSVSNPKDVDTYVRVEFPLLNDESFKTKTNVIKDTDSPDYDERFKVDIQRGNRQFQRIFKRHGVKFEIYSRGWHRCGLNS; encoded by the exons ATgttttcaagaaaaaaaccagaaCCAGCCAAGCGAAGACAACATGATTTGTCCCAG TTTGGCTTAACGGAAATACCAGACGACTTTGATCCCAGTGTGGGCTATGGCCAAAATGATGAGGACGCTGGCGATAGTGATCTGGAGGCAGAGCTGGCTGCAATTACAAGAGGAGCAGGAGGAGCAGCTCCCAGGACTAAACCAAAGCCTAAACTATTGCCAACcttagatttggataaaatgATTGCAGACAGTTTGCGTGATGACGTCAGCGATGAAGATGACGACGAGGGTCTGGAAAATGACACAGATTTGTTGGGTGAGCTGAGTGGCATTGCAGGAGTAGAAATAGAGGAAGAGGAGCAACCGGCCCCCGCCTCCGCCACTGCGACGGAGGAACCTGTGCAGACGTATCTACCCACCTCTACAGTGGATACCATGAGTATAATAAAGCAGCGCTTAGAAATGTACAAACAGGCAGAGGCCAATGCCAAAGCAGCAGGAGATTCAGGCAAGGCGCGTCGGTTTGGTAGAGGTCTGAAAACCTTGCAGGATCTGTTCAAGCAGGCTTCAGCCGGCAAGTCAATCAATGTGGATGACATTCCTCCAGAAGTGAGTGTAAAACCAATTGGAGGAGCGACACCTGCGCCGACCATTGAGGAGCCAACACAACCAGAAGAGCCCAAACAGCCTACACGTGTTGCTCCTGCGCCGCCAACACCGGCAACTCCAGCAGCAAATACCACAAGTCCTTCGACTCCGCCCAATCCTCTAGTAACTCAAATGCTAAGCCGACAAAGTGAATATAAAGCTGCGGCCTTGCAATCTAAGCGTGCCGGTGACACGGCAACTGCTTTGCAGTTTCTAAAAGTGGTCAAACAGTTTGATGTAGTAATAAAAATGTGTCAGGATGGTCAGGAAGTTGATCTAAGTGATATGCCACCACCGCCCAATGAGTTTCTTGAATTCCTAAACAAATTGAAAGatggagcaggagcagcaaaTACAGAAAATACCGAGCCCACACCAGCACCAGCTGAGACGCcagctcctgctcctgctgctgctcctccagCTGCGGCCACAACTGTGTTAGAAGCCTTACAGCAACGCCTGGAAAAGTATCAATCTGTCGAGGCATCTGCCAAGGCCGAGAACAATACGAGTAAAGCAAGGCGATTTGGACGCATTGTCAAGCAATATGAAGATGCAATCAAGCTGCATAAAGCTGGCAAACCAGTGGCCTTTGATGAGTTGCCAGTTCCGCCAGGTTTTGGCCCGTTGCCCTCTGAAGCGGGAGGAGGAGCTGTAGCTGCATCTCCTTCGCCAGCTAGCTCACCACCGGCAACGGCAAGTACTTCGGCAGATGCGTCGCCCGCACCTACGCCAACTGTGCCGCGCAAAGCACCTGCAACGCCGCCATCTCAACCCCAGGAATTGACCACCCGCACATCGGGAAATCATCAGAAGAGTAATCTGGCcgaacaacaaatgaaactCTTATTGGAACGCCAAAAGGAATTCAAAGTAGCTGCCATAGCAGCCAAAAAGGCGGGCGAAATCGATCAGGCTAAGGAATATCTGAAAATTTTCAAAGGATTTGACTCGCTTTTAAATGCGGCAAGTAGTGGACTACCAGTTGACCTCAGCACA ttGCCTGTTCCCCCATCGCAGCGTGATAATCTAGAAGCTTCATTTGCCATTGTCTCGGCTGAGGAATGCGATCCCAATATGGATGATATATGCGAGATTGGTGTACGCATGGAAGAGCAATTGGCCAAGCAATTGATGATGTGCAAAAATACACGGGATCATCACAAGGCCATGGGCGATGTAGCTGGAATGAACCGTTTCGAAAATCTTGCCTTGACTGTACAAAAGGATTTGGATCTGGTTCGGTATTCCAAGCGAAAGAATCAACCATTGCCAAAATTCCATTATGAGAAAAGGAATTTCAATATAGTCCATTGCAATACAGATTTAACTGATAACGAATTGGAAATTGTTGTGGTCAGAGGCCTAAATTACAGTGTCTCGAATCCAAAGGATGTGGATACTTATGTGCGCGTGGAGTTTCCACTATTGAAT GATGAATCTTTCAAAACAAAGACCAATGTGATCAAGGACACTGATAGTCCTGACTATGATGAACGCTTCAAGGTTGATATACAACGTGGCAATCGCCAATTCCAACGCATCTTCAAGCGGCATGGTGTTAAATTTGAAATCTATTCTAGGGG TTGGCATCGGTGTGGTCTTAATTCCTAA
- the LOC6651783 gene encoding coiled-coil and C2 domain-containing protein 1-like isoform X1, translating to MFSRKKPEPAKRRQHDLSQFGLTEIPDDFDPSVGYGQNDEDAGDSDLEAELAAITRGAGGAAPRTKPKPKLLPTLDLDKMIADSLRDDVSDEDDDEGLENDTDLLGELSGIAGVEIEEEEQPAPASATATEEPVQTYLPTSTVDTMSIIKQRLEMYKQAEANAKAAGDSGKARRFGRGLKTLQDLFKQASAGKSINVDDIPPEVSVKPIGGATPAPTIEEPTQPEEPKQPTRVAPAPPTPATPAANTTSPSTPPNPLVTQMLSRQSEYKAAALQSKRAGDTATALQFLKVVKQFDVVIKMCQDGQEVDLSDMPPPPNEFLEFLNKLKDGAGAANTENTEPTPAPAETPAPAPAAAPPAAATTVLEALQQRLEKYQSVEASAKAENNTSKARRFGRIVKQYEDAIKLHKAGKPVAFDELPVPPGFGPLPSEAGGGAVAASPSPASSPPATASTSADASPAPTPTVPRKAPATPPSQPQELTTRTSGNHQKSNLAEQQMKLLLERQKEFKVAAIAAKKAGEIDQAKEYLKIFKGFDSLLNAASSGLPVDLSTLPVPPSQRDNLEASFAIVSAEECDPNMDDICEIGVRMEEQLAKQLMMCKNTRDHHKAMGDVAGMNRFENLALTVQKDLDLVRYSKRKNQPLPKFHYEKRNFNIVHCNTDLTDNELEIVVVRGLNYSVSNPKDVDTYVRVEFPLLNDESFKTKTNVIKDTDSPDYDERFKVDIQRGNRQFQRIFKRHGVKFEIYSRGCSIDCCGLSRKLPICCFRGFLRSDTLIGTVNVKLQPLETKCDIHDTYDLMDGRKQVGGKLEVKVRVRNPILTKQIEHINEKWLVLDAEG from the exons ATgttttcaagaaaaaaaccagaaCCAGCCAAGCGAAGACAACATGATTTGTCCCAG TTTGGCTTAACGGAAATACCAGACGACTTTGATCCCAGTGTGGGCTATGGCCAAAATGATGAGGACGCTGGCGATAGTGATCTGGAGGCAGAGCTGGCTGCAATTACAAGAGGAGCAGGAGGAGCAGCTCCCAGGACTAAACCAAAGCCTAAACTATTGCCAACcttagatttggataaaatgATTGCAGACAGTTTGCGTGATGACGTCAGCGATGAAGATGACGACGAGGGTCTGGAAAATGACACAGATTTGTTGGGTGAGCTGAGTGGCATTGCAGGAGTAGAAATAGAGGAAGAGGAGCAACCGGCCCCCGCCTCCGCCACTGCGACGGAGGAACCTGTGCAGACGTATCTACCCACCTCTACAGTGGATACCATGAGTATAATAAAGCAGCGCTTAGAAATGTACAAACAGGCAGAGGCCAATGCCAAAGCAGCAGGAGATTCAGGCAAGGCGCGTCGGTTTGGTAGAGGTCTGAAAACCTTGCAGGATCTGTTCAAGCAGGCTTCAGCCGGCAAGTCAATCAATGTGGATGACATTCCTCCAGAAGTGAGTGTAAAACCAATTGGAGGAGCGACACCTGCGCCGACCATTGAGGAGCCAACACAACCAGAAGAGCCCAAACAGCCTACACGTGTTGCTCCTGCGCCGCCAACACCGGCAACTCCAGCAGCAAATACCACAAGTCCTTCGACTCCGCCCAATCCTCTAGTAACTCAAATGCTAAGCCGACAAAGTGAATATAAAGCTGCGGCCTTGCAATCTAAGCGTGCCGGTGACACGGCAACTGCTTTGCAGTTTCTAAAAGTGGTCAAACAGTTTGATGTAGTAATAAAAATGTGTCAGGATGGTCAGGAAGTTGATCTAAGTGATATGCCACCACCGCCCAATGAGTTTCTTGAATTCCTAAACAAATTGAAAGatggagcaggagcagcaaaTACAGAAAATACCGAGCCCACACCAGCACCAGCTGAGACGCcagctcctgctcctgctgctgctcctccagCTGCGGCCACAACTGTGTTAGAAGCCTTACAGCAACGCCTGGAAAAGTATCAATCTGTCGAGGCATCTGCCAAGGCCGAGAACAATACGAGTAAAGCAAGGCGATTTGGACGCATTGTCAAGCAATATGAAGATGCAATCAAGCTGCATAAAGCTGGCAAACCAGTGGCCTTTGATGAGTTGCCAGTTCCGCCAGGTTTTGGCCCGTTGCCCTCTGAAGCGGGAGGAGGAGCTGTAGCTGCATCTCCTTCGCCAGCTAGCTCACCACCGGCAACGGCAAGTACTTCGGCAGATGCGTCGCCCGCACCTACGCCAACTGTGCCGCGCAAAGCACCTGCAACGCCGCCATCTCAACCCCAGGAATTGACCACCCGCACATCGGGAAATCATCAGAAGAGTAATCTGGCcgaacaacaaatgaaactCTTATTGGAACGCCAAAAGGAATTCAAAGTAGCTGCCATAGCAGCCAAAAAGGCGGGCGAAATCGATCAGGCTAAGGAATATCTGAAAATTTTCAAAGGATTTGACTCGCTTTTAAATGCGGCAAGTAGTGGACTACCAGTTGACCTCAGCACA ttGCCTGTTCCCCCATCGCAGCGTGATAATCTAGAAGCTTCATTTGCCATTGTCTCGGCTGAGGAATGCGATCCCAATATGGATGATATATGCGAGATTGGTGTACGCATGGAAGAGCAATTGGCCAAGCAATTGATGATGTGCAAAAATACACGGGATCATCACAAGGCCATGGGCGATGTAGCTGGAATGAACCGTTTCGAAAATCTTGCCTTGACTGTACAAAAGGATTTGGATCTGGTTCGGTATTCCAAGCGAAAGAATCAACCATTGCCAAAATTCCATTATGAGAAAAGGAATTTCAATATAGTCCATTGCAATACAGATTTAACTGATAACGAATTGGAAATTGTTGTGGTCAGAGGCCTAAATTACAGTGTCTCGAATCCAAAGGATGTGGATACTTATGTGCGCGTGGAGTTTCCACTATTGAAT GATGAATCTTTCAAAACAAAGACCAATGTGATCAAGGACACTGATAGTCCTGACTATGATGAACGCTTCAAGGTTGATATACAACGTGGCAATCGCCAATTCCAACGCATCTTCAAGCGGCATGGTGTTAAATTTGAAATCTATTCTAGGGG CTGCAGTATTGATTGTTGTGGACTAAGTCGTAAATTGCCCATATGTTGTTTCAGAGGATTCCTCAGGTCGGACACATTGATTGGAACGGTGAATGTGAAACTGCAACCGCTGGAGACCAAGTGTGATATACATGATACCTACGAT CTTATGGATGGTCGAAAGCAAGTTGGTGGCAAACTGGAGGTCAAAGTTCGTGTGCGGAATCCCATTTTGACTAAGCAAATCGAGCACATTAATGAGAAGTGGCTGGTGCTAGATGCTGAGGGCTAA